From the genome of Drosophila melanogaster chromosome 2L, one region includes:
- the Sr-CIII gene encoding scavenger receptor class C, type III → MAMVSVEILWALRLFMIYMVIQSIASCEPDILLRNGKVTELSSWLLGDSIKFECNPGFSLQGKTWHLGNGNMMKRYCAKAGCNDIEKQANGTILTATDGLKAEIECDDEFVLSGNSFTYCNGTKWIIKLGTCQLANSVGDHSCDFEREDMCGWRASKAIPQPWKRISAAADFLKEKCLQQDHTFQSDVEGHFIRLQSQVHASRTYHFISPIYPRNLTVGHSLWFQFELFMFGSEVRNLTISVKPSSMAVEDMWNSFRNICTKLTVSGDQGPNWKSQSISIDEMESDFQVVFTVVDPSSLHGDIGIDDVKFIKSETNEPHS, encoded by the exons ATGGCAATGGTTTCTGTAGAAATTTTGTGGGCACTGAGACTATTTATGATATATATGGTGATCCAATCGATTGCCAGTTGTGAGCCCGACATTTTGTTGCGCAACGGAAAAGTTACAGAGTTATCTAGTTGGCTCCTAGGTGATAGCATCAAGTTCGAGTGCAATCCCGGATTTTCTTTGCAGGGAAAGACGTGGCACCTTGGCAATGGAAATATGATGAAGCGTTACTGCGCCA AAGCGGGTTGCAATGATATTGAGAAACAAGCCAACGGAACCATTTTGACGGCCACGGATGGCTTAAAGGCGGAAATCGAATGCGATGATGAATTTGTTCTTAGCGGAAATTCCTTTACCTACTGCAATGGAACGAAGTGGATCATCAAGCTGGGAACCTGTCAGTTGGCCAACAGCGTCGGTGACCATTCCTGTGACTTCGAACGTGAGGATATGTGCGGTTGGAGGGCCAGCAAAGCCATACCCCAACCATGGAAGCGAATAAGTGCTGCGGCAGATTTTCTCAAAGAAAAGTGCCTGCAACAGGATCACACATTCCAGAGCGACGTCGAAGGACACTTTATTCGCTTGCAATCGCAGGTACACGCTTCCAGAACCTACCACTTCATATCGCCGATCTATCCCAGGAACCTCACGGTGGGCCATTCCTTATGGTTTCAGTTCGAACTCTTTATGTTTGGTTCGGAAGTAAGAAACCTGACGATCTCCGTGAAACCCTCTTCAATGGCGGTCGAGGATATGTGGAATAGTTTCAGAAATAT CTGCACCAAACTCACCGTGTCTGGCGATCAAGGCCCAAACTGGAAAAGCCAGTCCATCTCCATCGACGAGATGGAGTCGGACTTCCAGGTGGTCTTCACAGTCGTGGACCCAAGTTCTCTCCATGGAGACATTGGTATCGACGatgtaaaatttataaaatctgAAACCAATGAACCACATTCTTAA
- the Sr-CI gene encoding scavenger receptor class C, type I, isoform B, whose product MEFFWTLAVIVIYCIGHIHGRCERSIDLDNGSINYRQRNVVRFRCNRGYTLQGTVMQTCDRDGRLRGEKPFCASRGCARPEDPENGHVENLSLRADVVCHDGYVLVGGRTAYCDGERWSTQLGSCRRSNHTRDHSCDFESEDQCGWEAETTFRRPWKRVSTVSDIHSLRTGPRHDHTFKNESGGHYMRMETQMGAYGSYHLLSPIYPRSLTLKTACCFRFHYFMFGAGVDNLVVSVKPVSMPMATMWNRFRANCSKFEISGQQGTQWLEHTISIDEMQEDFQVIFTATDARSQFGDIAIDDVKLMTGSECGTNGFSTTTEPTAPTGSNEQPLVYDMMSCSGRCGTSISASNITNNGIVMGCGCNDECLSDETCCLNYLEECTKELLTTTEDDISSLPPTVTSTSTSTTRKSTTTTTTSTTTTSTTTTKRPTTTTTTTKATTTKRTTTTKKPTTTSTTPKPTTTTSTTPKSTTSTTSTTSTTPTTTTTINVFTTKKTTIMIPTSSTEKTTGINTTMKTRKRITWNVDPQDIEGHMDTSGSTPNPALVVLYLLLAIVLVVVLANVVNRWIIPITGSKTSSEKAVRFKKAFDSLKKQRKRNSMDDQPLCDSDNDDVEYFEEMGVDIRHRTDL is encoded by the exons ATGGAATTTTTCTGGACTCTGGCTGTGATTGTGATATATTGTATAGGTCACATTCATGGACGATGTGAAAGATCAATAGATTTGGATAATGGAAGTATAAATTATCGACAGAGAAATGTGGTGAGATTCAGATGCAATCGCGGCTACACTTTGCAGGGAACAGTAATGCAAACTTGCGATCGAGATGGTCGCCTTCGAGGCGAAAAACCATTCTGTGCCA GTAGGGGATGTGCGAGGCCCGAGGATCCGGAGAACGGACACGTCGAAAATCTTTCCCTAAGGGCGGATGTCGTGTGCCACGATGGCTATGTCTTGGTCGGTGGTCGCACTGCCTACTGCGATGGAGAAAGATGGAGCACCCAGCTGGGATCGTGTCGAAGGAGCAACCACACAAGAGATCATTCTTGCGATTTCGAGAGCGAGGATCAGTGCGGTTGGGAGGCGGAGACAACCTTCCGACGACCCTGGAAGCGAGTCAGCACGGTATCCGATATTCACTCCCTAAGAACGGGACCCCGCCACGATCACACGTTTAAAAACGAATCCGGTGGTCATTACATGCGCATGGAAACCCAAATGGGGGCTTATGGAAGCTACCATCTGCTATCGCCGATCTATCCCAGATCCCTCACCCTGAAGACCGCCTGCTGCTTTCGATTCCACTACTTCATGTTTGGCGCTGGTGTGGATAATCTGGTGGTGTCCGTTAAACCCGTTTCGATGCCAATGGCAACCATGTGGAATAGGTTCAGAGCCAA TTGCAGCAAATTTGAGATATCTGGTCAGCAGGGAACCCAGTGGCTAGAGCACACGATCAGCATTGACGAGATGCAAGAGGACTTCCAGGTGATATTCACGGCAACGGATGCAAGATCCCAATTCGGAGATATTGCCATCGATGATGTAAAGCTAATGACAGGCAGTGAGTGTGGCACAAACGGATTTAGCACCACCACAGAACCAACGGCTCCGACAGGCAGCAACGAGCAACCACTGGTCTACGATATGATGAGTTGTTCAGGTCGATGCGGAACATCAATCTCGGCCTCCAATATAACCAACAATGGTATAGTCATGGGATGTGGGTGTAATGACGAGTGCCTTTCGGATGAGACTTGTTGCCTAAACTATTTGGAGGAGTGCACAAAGGAGCTGCTCACCACGACCGAGGATGATATTAGTTCCCTGCCCCCAACGGTCACATCAACAAGCACAAGCACTACGAGGAAgtcaacgacaacaacaaccacaagcACAACTACTACaagtacaacaacaactaaaaggccaaccacaaccacaacaacaacaaaggccaCAACTACAAAGCGAACAACAACCACTAAAAAACCGACAACAACTTCAACAACGCCGaagccaacaacaacgacTTCAACCACACCAAAGTCTACAACTTCTACAACGTCTACAACTTCAACAACACcaacgacaacaactacaataaatgtGTTTacaacaaagaaaacaacaataatgatCCCTACTTCCAGTACCGAAAAGACTACAG GCATCAACACCACAATGAAAACACGGAAGCGCATCACTTGGAACGTTGATCCTCAGGACATCGAGGGTCACATGGACACGAGCGGAAGTACCCCCAATCCAGCTTTAGTAGTACTTTACCTGCTCCTCGCCATTGTTCTGGTGGTAGTTCTGGCCAACGTCGTTAATCGCTGGATAATACCAATCACTGGATCAAAGACCAGCAGCGAAAAGGCTGTGAGATTCAAGAAGGCATTCGATAGTCTGAAGAAGCAACGGAAAAGAAACAGCATGGATGATCAGCCGTTATGCGACTCCGATAACGACGATGTAGAGTATTTCGAGGAAATGGGCGTGGACATACGACATAGGACCGATCTATGA